A segment of the bacterium genome:
CCCAGGCCTCGAGGACGCGGCGGCGGATCTCTTCCGGCTTGGAGCGGTTCGACGGTCGGCCCTTGAGCTTGTGGACGAGGCCGGCGCGGCCGAACAACCGGAGCGCCTTGAGCTGCCGCCACACGGTCGTCCGGTGGATCTTGAACTTTTCGCAAATGTCGCGGAGCGCGACCTGGCCGTTTCCGTATCTTTCAATCATCGTGATTTGGCTGATGTCGTCCATTTCCATAAATTTTCCCCACAAATTCATTGATCAAGGAGGCTGATGTCCGTTCCTGTGCTGGCCGCCGGAGGCGGCAATGAGGCGCCGGCAGCCACCTCGTCGGGCCTCGGCGGCGGGAGGACGGTTCCGGCGGCCCCGGTCTCTGCCGGCGCAGGCAGGACAGTGATCTGGGGGCGGAACATCGACAAGTCCACCTTGGCCGCAGGCGTCGCGGTCGCAGGAGATTTGGCCGCGGCCACCGGGCTCGGTGTTGGCTTCGCGGCCTTCGGAGACTCGGACCAGGCGATGTTCCCGTTCCGGTCCGTCTTGGGTTTCGAGAGCATGTCGGTCAGACCGACGGTCCCGAATTCGGCCGCCGGTTTCGAGGGCTCGGCCGTCTTTTGAGGGGTCGGTTTGGCCGCACCCTCCGCGCTATTCGCGCTTCGGGTACTTCCTCCGCCACCCGGCTGTGCCGGGTGCCCGGCGTCGGTCGCTGGAGCGGCGGCGGGCGCGGCCTCGGCCTTCTTGTCGTTGT
Coding sequences within it:
- a CDS encoding HTH domain-containing protein, which produces MDDISQITMIERYGNGQVALRDICEKFKIHRTTVWRQLKALRLFGRAGLVHKLKGRPSNRSKPEEIRRRVLEAWEQGNAPRERGILGFYRSAIRLSDLNVSYTTVRRWLKSAGKTES